From the genome of Mycetocola spongiae, one region includes:
- a CDS encoding YhgE/Pip domain-containing protein: MISFASSGTELTRFKKGKLPKLALVVLLFIPLIYGALYLWAFWAPTEEMKNLPVALVNDDRGASLSDGQAVHAGDDVVKELLDGKDLDWKKVDAETARTGVADGTYYFSVSLPQNFSEDAVSVDSDNPAQAQIQVEFNDANNFLASTLGQSAMTLVRNAVAEKISATTADTMLVGVNKLGDGIRTAADGAGELNEGVGTLADGAGELVLGLGALADGSDQLAAGAGTLAGGVNTLSGGAGQLAAGAGTLAGGADTLAAGNKTLAAGMSQAATGAGTLAGGAQDLAAGLGQLAQNTVPLRDGAANLQSQTTNLPAQAERLNSGAAALNTGVGTLHQNAVATQNLATTIQGILADPNNKDLTVAQLNELLAQGPATMTGLVGATGGLAAATAADSALGSGAASLAAGTGQLNGSVPALVVGINQLAAGTGGVNDAVQKLNAGAGTLSAGAGTLSASLNNAVPGATQLADGAATLSGGAGTLAGKTRELASGAQTLNAGAGTLSEKTRELAAGADTAASGGDTLLEGTQKLADGSGELATKLAEGAEEAPSYDAQRIDKMTEVVANPIGLSETNENKASSFGEGFAPFFIALAAFVGALITWLILRALPTRALASRTSGMRSVLTGFVPAALIGAGQVAIMMVVLVYAIGLRPDNWIGTALFMYLTTLAFLSLQQMFIILFGSATGRVISLVLLMLQLSSSGGTYPVQTTPGFFQIMHPFMPATYVVNGLRQLITGGVDERFWIALAYMVGLLVITFAVSAIAAGKQKVWTMKRLRPELAI; encoded by the coding sequence ATGATCTCGTTCGCCTCTTCGGGTACCGAACTCACCCGTTTTAAAAAGGGAAAGCTTCCCAAGCTGGCCCTTGTTGTCCTTCTGTTTATCCCCCTGATCTATGGGGCGCTTTATCTCTGGGCGTTCTGGGCCCCGACCGAGGAGATGAAAAATCTTCCGGTGGCGCTCGTGAATGACGACCGCGGTGCGAGCCTGAGCGATGGCCAGGCGGTCCACGCGGGTGACGATGTGGTGAAGGAACTGCTTGACGGCAAGGACCTGGACTGGAAGAAGGTAGACGCCGAGACCGCCCGCACGGGCGTGGCCGATGGCACCTATTATTTCTCGGTCTCCCTGCCGCAGAACTTCTCCGAGGACGCCGTCTCGGTGGACAGCGATAACCCCGCCCAGGCCCAGATCCAGGTGGAGTTTAACGACGCCAATAACTTCCTGGCCTCGACCCTCGGCCAGTCGGCCATGACCCTGGTGCGCAACGCGGTGGCCGAGAAGATCAGCGCCACCACCGCCGATACCATGCTGGTCGGCGTGAATAAGCTGGGCGATGGAATTCGCACCGCCGCCGATGGCGCCGGTGAACTCAACGAGGGCGTGGGCACCCTCGCCGATGGCGCGGGCGAACTGGTGCTGGGCCTCGGCGCGCTCGCCGATGGCTCGGATCAGCTGGCCGCCGGCGCGGGCACCCTCGCCGGGGGCGTGAATACCCTGAGCGGCGGAGCCGGTCAGCTCGCCGCGGGTGCGGGCACCCTCGCGGGCGGGGCCGATACCCTCGCCGCGGGAAATAAGACGCTCGCCGCGGGCATGTCCCAGGCCGCAACCGGCGCGGGCACCCTCGCCGGGGGCGCCCAGGACCTGGCCGCGGGACTCGGCCAGCTCGCACAGAACACCGTGCCGCTGCGCGACGGGGCCGCGAACCTGCAATCGCAGACCACAAACCTTCCCGCCCAGGCCGAGCGGCTCAACTCGGGGGCCGCCGCGCTGAATACCGGCGTGGGAACCCTGCATCAGAACGCCGTGGCCACGCAGAATCTGGCCACCACGATCCAGGGCATCCTCGCGGATCCCAATAATAAGGACCTCACGGTGGCCCAGCTGAACGAGCTCCTCGCCCAGGGGCCCGCCACGATGACCGGCCTGGTGGGCGCCACCGGCGGCCTCGCCGCGGCCACCGCCGCCGACTCGGCCCTCGGCTCGGGGGCCGCGAGTCTCGCGGCCGGAACCGGCCAGCTCAACGGCAGCGTGCCCGCACTCGTGGTGGGTATTAATCAGCTCGCCGCGGGTACCGGCGGGGTCAATGACGCCGTACAGAAACTCAACGCGGGCGCGGGCACCCTGTCCGCGGGGGCGGGCACGCTGTCCGCGAGCCTGAATAACGCGGTCCCCGGGGCCACCCAGCTCGCCGATGGTGCCGCCACGCTCTCCGGCGGCGCGGGCACCCTCGCCGGAAAGACCCGGGAACTCGCGAGCGGCGCGCAGACGCTCAACGCCGGCGCGGGCACCCTCTCCGAGAAGACCCGGGAACTGGCCGCGGGGGCGGATACCGCCGCCAGCGGCGGTGACACCCTGCTCGAGGGCACCCAGAAGCTCGCCGATGGCAGCGGGGAACTCGCCACCAAGCTCGCCGAGGGCGCCGAGGAGGCCCCCTCCTATGACGCCCAGCGCATCGATAAGATGACCGAGGTTGTGGCCAATCCGATCGGCCTGAGCGAGACCAACGAGAATAAGGCAAGCAGCTTCGGCGAGGGCTTCGCCCCGTTTTTCATCGCCCTGGCCGCGTTTGTGGGGGCACTCATCACGTGGCTGATCCTGCGGGCACTGCCCACGCGGGCCCTCGCGAGCCGCACCTCGGGCATGCGCTCCGTGCTGACCGGCTTTGTCCCGGCGGCCCTGATCGGTGCCGGACAGGTCGCCATCATGATGGTGGTCCTGGTGTATGCCATCGGGCTGCGTCCCGATAACTGGATCGGCACCGCGCTGTTTATGTACCTCACGACGCTTGCGTTCCTCTCGCTCCAGCAGATGTTTATCATCCTGTTTGGCAGCGCCACGGGTCGCGTCATCAGCCTCGTGCTGCTGATGCTGCAGCTGAGTTCCTCGGGTGGTACCTATCCCGTGCAGACCACGCCCGGTTTCTTCCAGATCATGCACCCGTTTATGCCCGCCACCTATGTGGTCAACGGCCTGCGCCAGCTGATCACCGGCGGCGTGGACGAGCGCTTCTGGATCGCCCTGGCCTATATGGTGGGCCTGCTGGTGATCACCTTCGCGGTGAGTGCCATTGCCGCCGGAAAGCAGAAGGTCTGGACCATGAAGCGCCTGCGTCCCGAGCTCGCCATCTAG
- a CDS encoding TetR/AcrR family transcriptional regulator encodes MTAAPLSKTKRAILDAALELSAGGGISGTTMDDVAERAGVAKGSLYYNFSSKDQLFEALLDDGLGALSASLHEAKGERTGVVALRALVEATLDRIRANQAMSKLLVAELFRTDRVWRESLDKVRSEAIGIFAEALRETGTVTEPAASIMASAVFGAVLVAGLEWVVFDPRRSRDDTVDAVLGVFSGAFAVDR; translated from the coding sequence ATGACCGCGGCACCACTGTCCAAGACCAAGCGTGCGATCCTCGATGCCGCGCTGGAGCTGTCCGCGGGCGGCGGCATCAGCGGCACCACGATGGATGATGTGGCCGAGCGGGCAGGGGTGGCCAAGGGCAGCCTGTATTACAACTTCTCCTCCAAGGATCAGCTCTTCGAGGCGCTCCTGGACGACGGTCTTGGTGCGCTCAGCGCGAGCCTGCACGAGGCCAAGGGTGAGCGCACCGGTGTGGTGGCTCTGCGCGCGCTGGTGGAGGCCACGCTGGATCGCATTCGCGCCAATCAGGCGATGTCGAAACTTCTGGTGGCCGAGCTCTTTCGCACCGATCGGGTCTGGCGGGAGTCCCTGGATAAGGTGCGCTCCGAGGCCATCGGCATCTTTGCCGAGGCCCTGCGCGAGACGGGCACGGTGACCGAGCCGGCCGCGTCGATCATGGCCAGCGCGGTATTTGGTGCGGTGCTTGTCGCGGGCCTGGAATGGGTGGTCTTTGATCCGCGACGCTCCCGGGACGACACGGTGGATGCCGTGCTGGGCGTGTTCTCGGGCGCATTTGCCGTGGATCGCTGA
- the secE gene encoding preprotein translocase subunit SecE codes for MAANVIDEPGEEIVAASKQARSEKRGPFAGIILFLKQVVAELKKVVTPTRKELINFTLVVLVFVLIMMGLVYGVDRLFAWLVVLVFGAPV; via the coding sequence GTGGCCGCAAACGTAATCGACGAACCCGGTGAGGAAATCGTCGCTGCCTCAAAGCAGGCACGCTCCGAGAAGCGTGGTCCGTTTGCCGGAATCATCCTGTTCCTCAAGCAGGTGGTGGCCGAGCTTAAGAAGGTTGTCACCCCCACCCGCAAGGAACTGATCAACTTCACGCTGGTTGTTCTCGTGTTTGTGTTGATCATGATGGGTCTGGTGTATGGCGTAGACCGCCTGTTCGCCTGGTTGGTCGTGCTGGTCTTCGGGGCCCCGGTCTAA
- the rplK gene encoding 50S ribosomal protein L11 has protein sequence MAPKKKVTGLIKLQIQAGAANPAPPIGPALGQHGVNIMEFCKAYNAATEQQRGNVIPVEITVYEDRSFTFILKTPPAAELIKKAAGVAKGSGTPHTVKVAKITMDQVRAIAEQKKSDLNSNDIDAAAKIIAGTARSMGITVE, from the coding sequence ATGGCACCGAAGAAGAAGGTCACGGGTCTGATCAAGCTGCAGATCCAGGCTGGCGCCGCGAACCCGGCACCGCCCATCGGCCCCGCCCTGGGTCAGCACGGCGTGAACATCATGGAGTTCTGCAAGGCGTATAACGCGGCTACCGAGCAGCAGCGCGGCAACGTTATCCCCGTAGAGATCACCGTCTACGAGGACCGCTCCTTCACCTTCATCCTGAAGACCCCGCCCGCCGCGGAGCTCATCAAGAAGGCTGCCGGAGTTGCCAAGGGTTCCGGAACCCCGCACACCGTCAAGGTTGCGAAGATCACCATGGACCAGGTCCGTGCGATCGCCGAGCAGAAGAAGTCGGACCTTAACTCGAACGACATCGACGCCGCCGCGAAGATCATCGCCGGTACCGCTCGTTCGATGGGTATCACCGTCGAGTAA
- the rplA gene encoding 50S ribosomal protein L1: MAQKSKAYRAAAAKVGADSVYTPADAVALAKETGSTKFDSTVEVALKLGVDPRKADQMVRGTVILPHGTGKTARVIVFATGAAAEAAIAAGADEVGGDELIQKVSEGYTNFDSAVSTPELMGKVGRLGKVLGPRGLMPNPKTGTVTPDVAKAVSEIKGGKIEFRVDKHSNVHFVVGKASFSAEQLNENITAALDEVVRLKPSSSKGRYIQKGAVSTTFGPGIALDVNSI, encoded by the coding sequence ATGGCACAGAAGTCTAAGGCCTACCGGGCCGCAGCCGCCAAGGTTGGCGCCGATTCCGTTTATACCCCGGCCGACGCAGTAGCGCTCGCCAAGGAGACCGGTTCGACCAAGTTCGACTCCACCGTTGAGGTTGCCCTCAAGCTCGGTGTAGACCCCCGCAAGGCAGACCAGATGGTTCGTGGAACCGTCATCCTGCCCCACGGAACCGGTAAGACCGCCCGCGTTATCGTATTCGCAACCGGTGCGGCCGCCGAGGCAGCTATCGCCGCCGGCGCCGACGAGGTTGGTGGCGACGAGCTGATCCAGAAGGTGTCGGAGGGTTATACCAACTTCGACTCCGCCGTCTCGACCCCCGAGCTCATGGGTAAGGTCGGTCGTCTGGGTAAGGTCCTGGGTCCCCGTGGCCTCATGCCTAACCCGAAGACCGGTACCGTGACCCCGGACGTGGCCAAGGCCGTTTCCGAGATCAAGGGTGGAAAGATCGAGTTCCGCGTTGATAAGCACTCCAACGTGCACTTCGTTGTGGGCAAGGCCTCGTTCTCGGCCGAGCAGCTCAACGAGAACATCACCGCCGCACTGGACGAGGTTGTTCGTCTGAAGCCGTCCAGCTCCAAGGGCCGCTACATCCAGAAGGGCGCCGTCTCGACCACCTTCGGTCCCGGCATCGCCCTGGATGTAAACAGCATCTAG
- a CDS encoding dihydrodipicolinate synthase family protein yields MPPLEFSPPETASVFRGLIAYPITPLLPSGAVDHEALGELVGRTVEAGVSAISVLATSGAGVTFSRTERQRVQETTMTAVAGAVPVYAAVTAASTRESENYARDAESAGLAGVLLAPFAYVPLTRDAVRALFAAVSDASALPICFYNKPAQLSFDVDGELLAELVAQARVRGIKEPSVRPGPAGQPPLARRMRELCSGTGPELAIGLSGDLGLLDHPPVVDAWHTGLAALLPEEYVRVWAERGALAVDNSPARDRLIALASALAAGSSPLGGLHAAARALGIGTADPRGPYLPATAREAAALEAVLAP; encoded by the coding sequence ATGCCTCCGCTCGAATTCTCCCCGCCGGAAACCGCGTCCGTCTTTCGCGGGCTCATCGCCTATCCGATCACCCCGCTGCTGCCCTCGGGCGCGGTGGACCACGAGGCCCTCGGCGAGCTGGTGGGGCGCACGGTGGAGGCCGGGGTCTCCGCAATCAGCGTGCTGGCCACCTCGGGTGCCGGGGTGACCTTTAGCCGCACCGAGCGGCAGCGGGTGCAGGAAACCACGATGACAGCGGTGGCGGGGGCGGTGCCGGTTTATGCGGCCGTCACGGCCGCATCCACGCGCGAGAGCGAAAATTATGCGCGAGATGCCGAATCGGCGGGCCTCGCGGGTGTGCTGCTTGCGCCCTTTGCCTATGTGCCGCTCACGCGCGATGCCGTGCGGGCGCTCTTTGCCGCCGTGAGCGATGCCAGCGCACTGCCCATTTGTTTTTATAATAAGCCGGCCCAGCTGTCATTCGACGTGGACGGCGAGCTGCTGGCCGAGCTTGTGGCGCAGGCGCGCGTGCGCGGCATTAAGGAGCCCTCGGTGCGGCCGGGTCCGGCCGGCCAACCGCCCCTCGCGCGCCGCATGCGCGAGCTGTGCTCGGGCACCGGCCCCGAGCTGGCGATCGGGCTGAGCGGCGATCTGGGGCTGCTTGACCACCCGCCCGTGGTGGACGCCTGGCATACCGGGCTGGCCGCACTCCTGCCCGAGGAATACGTGCGCGTATGGGCCGAGCGCGGGGCCCTCGCGGTGGATAATTCCCCCGCCCGCGACCGCCTGATCGCCCTGGCCTCGGCACTCGCCGCGGGTTCGAGCCCCCTCGGTGGCCTGCATGCCGCGGCCCGCGCGCTGGGTATCGGCACGGCCGATCCGCGCGGCCCCTATCTGCCCGCCACCGCGCGGGAGGCGGCGGCCCTGGAGGCAGTGCTCGCACCCTAG
- a CDS encoding NADP-dependent oxidoreductase produces MSPEEFKIPEKMVAAVYDAVGPAENMYLTEITPPLPMTADVMVRVDYSALNPIDVKTRAGGGASPGVLNYPAVIGSDFAGVVVAAPYAAHPLQPGTPVYGMNPVPRYPGTYAEYTAVPSMSLSRMPTTIGADIAAAVPLAGMTAWGMVELAEVAAGQRVLVHAGAGGVGHFAVQFAALRGAHVIATGSARNREFLLSLGAAEVIDYRSERFEEVLRPVDVVIDLIGNVHDNTGTRSLQILRPGGYLVNAPSFSWPTMAEEAEAAGVRASLYKVSPDARVLDQITALIDAGKLTVHVDALYDLADIVQAHNALEQGHTRGKIVLRIPHD; encoded by the coding sequence ATGAGCCCAGAAGAATTTAAGATCCCAGAAAAAATGGTCGCCGCTGTTTATGACGCGGTGGGCCCCGCCGAAAACATGTATCTCACCGAGATCACCCCTCCCCTGCCGATGACCGCGGATGTCATGGTGCGCGTGGACTATAGCGCACTGAATCCCATCGACGTCAAAACCCGCGCGGGCGGCGGAGCCTCCCCCGGGGTGCTCAATTATCCCGCCGTGATCGGCTCCGATTTTGCCGGTGTGGTTGTGGCGGCGCCCTATGCCGCGCATCCCCTGCAGCCCGGTACCCCCGTTTACGGCATGAATCCCGTGCCGCGCTATCCCGGCACCTATGCCGAGTACACAGCGGTGCCCAGCATGTCGCTCTCGCGCATGCCCACCACGATCGGCGCGGATATCGCGGCGGCCGTGCCGCTCGCGGGTATGACCGCATGGGGCATGGTTGAGCTCGCCGAGGTCGCGGCCGGCCAGCGCGTGCTGGTGCATGCCGGAGCCGGCGGCGTGGGTCATTTTGCGGTGCAGTTTGCCGCGCTGCGCGGCGCCCATGTGATCGCCACGGGTTCGGCCCGCAACCGCGAGTTTCTGCTCTCGCTGGGTGCCGCCGAGGTGATCGACTATCGCTCCGAGCGTTTTGAGGAGGTGCTGCGCCCGGTAGACGTGGTCATCGACCTGATCGGCAATGTGCACGATAATACCGGCACCCGCTCCCTGCAGATCCTCCGGCCCGGCGGTTATCTGGTGAACGCCCCGAGCTTCAGCTGGCCCACGATGGCCGAGGAGGCCGAGGCCGCGGGCGTGCGCGCGAGCCTGTATAAGGTCTCGCCCGATGCCCGCGTTCTGGACCAGATCACCGCGCTGATCGACGCCGGTAAGCTCACCGTGCACGTGGACGCGCTCTACGATCTGGCCGATATCGTGCAGGCGCATAACGCGCTCGAGCAGGGGCATACCCGCGGCAAGATTGTCCTGCGCATCCCGCACGACTAG
- the rbsD gene encoding D-ribose pyranase, with product MKKTGILNAELLGAIGRLGHTDTFVVADCGLPVPPGVPVIDLAVVAGTPGIFVVLDAILDEVVVEAMLVAEESVGTAFAEGLVSRGAQPATVSHARLKELCGNARFVVRTGEATPYANVILRSGVPF from the coding sequence ATGAAGAAAACCGGAATCCTGAATGCCGAACTCCTGGGCGCCATTGGACGCCTCGGACACACCGATACCTTTGTGGTCGCCGATTGTGGGCTGCCGGTCCCGCCCGGGGTACCCGTGATCGATCTGGCCGTGGTGGCCGGAACGCCGGGGATTTTTGTGGTCCTCGACGCGATCCTGGACGAGGTGGTGGTGGAGGCCATGCTGGTGGCCGAGGAATCCGTGGGGACCGCCTTTGCCGAGGGCCTGGTCTCGCGCGGCGCCCAGCCCGCAACCGTGTCCCATGCGCGTCTTAAAGAACTCTGCGGCAATGCGCGCTTTGTGGTGCGCACGGGCGAGGCCACACCCTATGCAAACGTGATCCTGCGTTCGGGCGTGCCCTTTTAG
- a CDS encoding glutathione S-transferase family protein: MVTPTPQSRYVEGTEGAPPLPPPGGYRAGRGGPRRAPATPVAGSEPPAAPAAKAARAPRPRASLAAKIILGVAIAHALGLAAYVWFGRGSSYFLSLNAVVLQLVVLAAVIVVLLSARGRRLGTIALVITLLLNTATLGGVRAVVAAQTGDYSDFKSSDQRYWEAYPGLRDVPASELLSQPSMESLRERSTAIMADLRERISAEFGVTWVRSGDEGQRNKRNGYGGESMAVDWTSETWSTVEPFRNLEDKRRLMALVSEVFVSHGFRYPVALNTGGGVFTPDILTKMFGAAEPENQHSWSTYSEYPGSNLGFYVDIDDLSRDPTGQFRAEREALAERYGKPLEGITLMGRAWSVLSEERLPEFRAAMENYRSS; this comes from the coding sequence ATGGTAACCCCCACGCCCCAGTCCCGCTATGTGGAGGGCACCGAGGGTGCGCCCCCGCTGCCTCCCCCGGGCGGCTATCGCGCCGGTCGCGGCGGGCCGCGCCGCGCGCCGGCGACCCCCGTCGCGGGGTCCGAGCCTCCCGCCGCACCCGCGGCGAAGGCCGCGCGGGCGCCGCGCCCGCGGGCCTCGCTCGCCGCCAAGATCATCCTCGGCGTCGCGATTGCCCATGCGCTGGGCCTGGCCGCCTATGTGTGGTTTGGCCGCGGCAGCAGCTATTTCCTCTCGCTGAACGCCGTGGTCTTGCAGCTTGTGGTGCTCGCCGCGGTGATCGTGGTGCTCCTCTCCGCGCGCGGACGCCGCCTCGGCACGATTGCCCTCGTGATTACGCTGCTGCTGAATACCGCGACGCTCGGCGGTGTGCGCGCCGTTGTGGCCGCCCAGACCGGCGACTATAGCGATTTTAAATCCAGCGATCAGCGCTATTGGGAGGCCTATCCCGGCCTGCGCGATGTGCCCGCCTCCGAGCTTCTCTCGCAGCCCTCGATGGAATCCCTGCGGGAGCGATCCACCGCGATCATGGCCGATCTGCGCGAGCGCATCTCGGCCGAGTTTGGGGTCACCTGGGTGCGTTCGGGTGATGAGGGCCAGCGCAATAAGCGCAATGGTTATGGCGGCGAGTCGATGGCCGTGGACTGGACCTCCGAGACCTGGTCCACCGTGGAGCCCTTCCGCAACCTGGAGGATAAGCGCCGCCTGATGGCGCTGGTCTCCGAGGTTTTTGTCTCGCACGGCTTCCGCTATCCGGTGGCGCTGAATACCGGCGGGGGCGTTTTCACCCCGGATATCCTCACCAAAATGTTTGGGGCCGCCGAGCCGGAAAACCAGCATTCCTGGAGTACCTATAGCGAGTATCCCGGCTCAAACCTGGGCTTTTATGTGGATATCGACGATCTCTCGCGGGACCCCACGGGCCAGTTCCGCGCCGAGCGGGAGGCCCTGGCCGAACGCTATGGCAAGCCGCTGGAGGGCATCACCCTGATGGGGCGCGCCTGGAGCGTGCTGAGCGAGGAGCGCCTGCCCGAGTTCCGCGCCGCGATGGAAAACTATCGTTCCAGCTAG
- a CDS encoding tetratricopeptide repeat protein, with the protein MNSRTEVGPGPHPEDPHTPVPEAEGSGTGTPAPAPARARRRPAPDSPAARRRRRRLRITLATLPLSLVAALLVVKLLSMYGLAHAAILNVAAANYEASTAASRWLQPLNFFERYKAPFNLGVGLASEGRAAEARELFEEALPLAHDMEVCGIRVNLAIVIEMQGDEARAAGDLPTSLLYFREAATVVQETPAECRSEESDKSSSDPRRSLGDALDELERDLNGKIQEGEGTPPEQPDPGEGDQPSGGGEGEQEQPQGPSPEQLDRLDQQLKQGERERQSGGPNGPGGGGGTDRPW; encoded by the coding sequence GTGAATAGCCGCACCGAGGTGGGCCCCGGCCCGCACCCCGAGGATCCGCACACCCCCGTCCCCGAGGCGGAGGGTTCCGGGACCGGCACCCCGGCCCCCGCTCCGGCACGCGCCCGACGCCGCCCGGCCCCCGATTCCCCGGCCGCGCGCCGCCGGCGCCGCCGCCTCCGCATCACGCTCGCCACCCTGCCGCTGAGCCTGGTTGCCGCGCTGCTGGTGGTGAAGCTTCTGAGCATGTATGGGCTTGCCCACGCCGCGATCCTCAATGTCGCGGCGGCCAATTATGAGGCGAGCACCGCGGCGAGCCGCTGGCTGCAGCCGCTGAATTTTTTTGAACGCTATAAGGCGCCGTTTAACCTCGGTGTGGGCCTCGCGAGCGAGGGGCGGGCCGCCGAGGCCCGCGAGCTCTTTGAGGAGGCCCTGCCACTCGCCCACGATATGGAGGTATGCGGGATCCGCGTGAACCTCGCCATCGTGATCGAGATGCAGGGTGATGAGGCCCGCGCCGCGGGTGATCTCCCCACGTCGCTGCTGTATTTCCGCGAGGCGGCCACGGTGGTCCAGGAGACCCCCGCCGAGTGCCGCAGCGAGGAATCCGATAAGTCCTCCTCGGATCCGCGCCGCAGCCTGGGTGATGCACTCGACGAGCTGGAGCGCGATCTGAACGGCAAAATCCAGGAGGGGGAGGGCACTCCCCCCGAGCAGCCCGATCCCGGCGAGGGCGACCAGCCCTCGGGCGGCGGCGAGGGCGAGCAGGAGCAGCCCCAGGGGCCGTCCCCGGAGCAGCTCGACCGGCTGGATCAGCAGCTGAAGCAGGGTGAGCGCGAGCGCCAGTCCGGCGGCCCAAACGGCCCGGGTGGCGGCGGCGGAACGGATCGACCATGGTAA
- a CDS encoding vWA domain-containing protein, whose amino-acid sequence MIFQPVLSPLLLILFFLPVIGLILWLLRGSRQRWRWIGRLGMVLLLLLILLRPGIPGGETKTLATDMDIVLVVDNTASSIAEDWGDPAQPRSVGMRSDIQAIIERYPGARFGLITFDAAAEMRVPMTTDVTALRSGLDLLTPEVTTNSRGSSISVARDLLRDTLASLRLANHPRAALVFYFGDGEQTAQNSPESFEDSASLLNGGRVFGYGTEAGGPMLQTTGRVDGGTDREYIQYQGSRALSTIDEANLRAIAEQLGVDYERRSAGSAPSLPDPADESSGYNVSGTVGTVTDLYWIPAILLAALLAAELSIATTNLVRMRRQALPQKRGEGSRE is encoded by the coding sequence ATGATCTTCCAGCCGGTCCTGAGCCCCCTCCTGCTTATTCTGTTTTTCCTGCCCGTGATCGGCCTGATCCTGTGGTTGCTGCGCGGTTCCCGGCAGCGCTGGCGCTGGATCGGCCGGCTCGGCATGGTGCTCCTGCTGCTGCTGATCCTGCTGCGCCCGGGGATCCCGGGCGGGGAGACCAAAACGCTCGCCACCGATATGGATATTGTGCTGGTCGTGGATAATACCGCGAGCAGTATTGCGGAGGACTGGGGCGATCCCGCCCAGCCGCGCAGCGTGGGCATGCGCTCCGATATCCAGGCGATCATCGAGCGGTATCCCGGCGCGCGCTTTGGGCTGATTACCTTTGATGCGGCCGCGGAGATGCGCGTCCCGATGACCACGGATGTCACCGCGCTGCGCTCGGGCCTGGACCTGCTGACCCCCGAGGTCACCACCAATTCCCGCGGCAGCAGCATCTCGGTGGCGCGGGATCTGCTGCGCGATACGCTCGCCTCGCTGCGCCTGGCCAATCATCCGCGCGCCGCGCTCGTATTCTATTTTGGCGATGGCGAGCAGACCGCCCAAAACTCCCCCGAGAGCTTCGAGGACTCGGCATCGCTGCTGAACGGCGGCCGGGTCTTTGGTTATGGCACCGAGGCGGGTGGCCCGATGCTGCAGACCACCGGCCGGGTGGATGGCGGCACGGACCGGGAGTATATCCAGTACCAGGGTTCGCGCGCGCTCTCCACCATCGACGAGGCCAACCTGCGCGCGATTGCCGAGCAGCTCGGGGTGGACTATGAGCGCCGCAGCGCCGGGTCCGCACCCTCGCTGCCCGATCCCGCGGATGAGTCCTCGGGGTATAACGTGAGCGGCACCGTGGGCACGGTCACCGACCTGTACTGGATCCCCGCGATCCTGCTGGCCGCGTTACTTGCCGCGGAGCTGAGCATCGCCACCACCAACCTGGTGCGCATGCGCCGCCAGGCACTTCCGCAAAAGAGAGGGGAGGGATCCCGTGAATAG
- a CDS encoding vWA domain-containing protein, with protein MELTTPWLLWLAPALLIIALGLGLWRGTRPPRNAPEVSGIAVTRSARLRALPGFERALRRRSLALISVLLVGVIALGLAAVLAARPTVAKTVQPINTNRDIMLCLDVSGSMTDVDSEVVETFQRLVTGFTGERIGMTIFNSSSVQIFPLTDDYTYVQRQLRTMLDSFNSDGYEIPDHWRGTLNGAGASLIGDGLAACAMRFDNLDTERSRSIIVSTDNEAFGASIVSLQEAAAYAAERSIRVYALNPVDDSAQRDSVELRAAAESTGGAYYPLREATAVDDIITRVNTEQARELRGDPQIIRADDPAPFAVALFLAGLAFLGLLWRFRL; from the coding sequence ATGGAACTAACCACACCCTGGCTGCTGTGGCTCGCCCCCGCACTCCTCATCATCGCGCTGGGCCTCGGGCTCTGGCGCGGCACCCGGCCCCCGCGAAACGCCCCCGAGGTCTCCGGCATCGCGGTCACCCGCAGTGCGCGCCTGCGCGCCCTGCCCGGCTTTGAGCGCGCGCTGCGGCGGCGCAGCCTCGCCCTCATCTCCGTGCTCCTGGTGGGCGTTATCGCCCTGGGCCTGGCCGCGGTGCTGGCCGCGCGCCCCACGGTGGCCAAGACCGTGCAACCCATTAATACCAACCGCGACATCATGCTGTGCCTGGACGTCTCCGGGTCGATGACCGATGTGGACTCCGAGGTGGTGGAGACCTTCCAGCGCCTCGTCACGGGCTTCACGGGCGAGCGCATCGGGATGACCATTTTTAACAGCTCCTCGGTGCAGATCTTCCCGCTCACCGACGACTATACCTATGTGCAGCGCCAGCTGCGCACGATGCTCGACAGCTTCAATTCCGATGGCTATGAGATCCCCGATCACTGGCGCGGCACCCTCAACGGCGCCGGGGCATCGCTGATCGGCGACGGCCTCGCCGCGTGCGCGATGCGCTTCGATAATCTGGATACCGAGCGTTCCCGTTCCATCATCGTCTCCACCGATAACGAGGCCTTTGGGGCCTCGATCGTCTCGCTCCAGGAGGCCGCGGCCTATGCCGCCGAGCGCAGCATTCGTGTATATGCGCTGAACCCCGTGGACGATTCCGCGCAGCGCGATTCGGTCGAGTTGCGCGCGGCCGCGGAGAGCACGGGCGGCGCGTATTATCCCTTGCGCGAGGCCACCGCGGTGGACGATATCATCACCCGGGTAAATACCGAGCAGGCCCGCGAGCTGCGCGGCGACCCGCAGATCATCCGCGCCGATGACCCCGCGCCGTTTGCCGTGGCGCTATTCCTCGCGGGGCTGGCGTTCCTCGGCCTGCTCTGGAGGTTCCGACTATGA